One genomic window of Nerophis lumbriciformis linkage group LG29, RoL_Nlum_v2.1, whole genome shotgun sequence includes the following:
- the ddo gene encoding D-aspartate oxidase, with amino-acid sequence MNGVKVVVVGAGVVGFSSAVCIAEALPGCSVTLVADRFSPDTTSDVAAGILLTLDFPDVPLERQKRWFQDGFDELLPIAQSQHSSEAGVLLTSGCQIFKEAPANKTPYWSDIVLGFRLLSERELKRFPHHTFGQAFTTIKCECNNYLPWLLNRFQKAGGQVQRTKVTDLRELGLRYDIIVNCSGLGSRSLAGDAQVYPVRGQVLQVEAPWLQHFIRDADGDTYIYPGARYVTLGGGRQRGDERPMPDPGESDAILERCCRLEPSLRNSRPVGVVVGLRPGRKHPRVEREVVHMNQHRSVHVVHNYGHGGWGVSLAWGTAVDALKLIKKCLQDTPLPAKL; translated from the exons ATGAATGGAGTGAAGGTGGTGGTGGTCGGAGCAGGTGTGGTCGGATTCTCCAGCGCCGTTTGTATCGCCGAGGCTCTCCCTGGCTGCTCCGTCACGCTCGTGGCCGACAGGTTCAGTCCGGACACCACAAGTGATGTCGCTGCTGGGATCCTGTTGACCCTGGACTTCCCAG ATGTCCCGTTGGAAAGACAAAAACGTTGGTTCCAGGACGGCTTTGATGAGCTGCTGCCCATCGCCCAGTCTCAGCACTCCTCCGAGGCTGGCGTCCTCCTCACTTCGGG CTGTCAGATCTTCAAGGAAGCCCCCGCTAACAAGACTCCTTACTGGTCCGACATTGTGTTGGGCTTCCGATTGTTGAGCGAGCGCGAGCTGAAACGCTTCCCGCATCACACCTTTGGTCAGGCCTTCACTACCATCAAGTGTGAATGTAACAACTACCTGCCTTGGCTCCTTAACAG GTTCCAGAAAGCCGGCGGTCAAGTGCAGCGGACGAAAGTCACCGACCTCCGGGAGCTCGGCCTCCGCTATGACATCATCGTCAACTGCTCAGGTCTGGGTTCTCGATCCCTGGCGGGCGACGCCCAGGTGTACCCCGTCCGAGGCCAGGTCCTGCAGGTGGAGGCGCCCTGGCTGCAGCACTTCATCCGGGACGCGGACGGGGACACCTACATCTACCCCGGCGCGCGCTACGTCACGCTGGGCGGCGGCCGGCAGCGGGGCGATGAGCGCCCGATGCCCGACCCGGGAGAGAGCGACGCCATCTTGGAGCGCTGCTGCCGCCTGGAGCCGTCGCTGCGCAACAGTCGCCCGGTGGGTGTGGTGGTGGGGCTGAGGCCTGGCAGGAAGCACCCCAGGGTGGAGAGAGAGGTGGTGCACATGAACCAGCACAGGAGCGTGCACGTGGTCCACAACTACGGCCATGGAGGATGGGGGGTGTCCTTGGCCTGGGGGACCGCTGTGGACGCCCTCAAACTGATCAAGAAGTGTCTTCAggacacacctttacctgcaaaaCTGTGA